From one Acidobacteriota bacterium genomic stretch:
- a CDS encoding PIG-L family deacetylase, whose translation MHANRFTAFAVSLLVAVGVLATAVQAQPLESGEGRAKLGVALRALNSTGVFLSVVAHPDDENNALLARLSQGEGHRTVLLSATRGDGGQNEIGPELFDALAVLRTEELHAAHRLDGAEQYFTRAVDFGYSFSVEETFERWGREEILGDFVRMIRTIRPDVVSAMSPEGRGGGQHHQA comes from the coding sequence ATGCACGCCAATCGATTCACAGCGTTCGCCGTATCGCTCCTGGTCGCCGTCGGCGTCCTGGCGACCGCCGTCCAGGCCCAGCCGCTCGAATCCGGCGAGGGTCGGGCGAAGCTCGGGGTGGCCTTGCGCGCGTTGAACAGCACGGGCGTCTTCCTGTCGGTCGTGGCCCATCCCGACGACGAGAACAACGCGCTGCTGGCGCGTCTGTCGCAGGGAGAAGGCCACCGTACCGTGCTGCTCTCGGCAACACGCGGTGACGGAGGCCAGAACGAGATCGGCCCCGAGCTGTTCGACGCCCTGGCGGTGCTGCGGACCGAGGAGCTGCACGCCGCGCACCGCCTGGACGGCGCCGAGCAGTACTTCACGCGCGCCGTCGACTTCGGGTACTCCTTCAGCGTCGAGGAGACCTTCGAGCGGTGGGGTCGGGAGGAGATCCTCGGCGACTTCGTCCGGATGATTCGCACCATCCGGCCCGACGTCGTCTCCGCCATGTCGCCGGAGGGGCGCGGCGGCGGCCAGCATCACCAGGCG